One part of the Rutidosis leptorrhynchoides isolate AG116_Rl617_1_P2 chromosome 1, CSIRO_AGI_Rlap_v1, whole genome shotgun sequence genome encodes these proteins:
- the LOC139857697 gene encoding uncharacterized protein encodes MRLRYAMVCSSNQNRSMEAHFLLKREGFDVCSYGTGTHVKLPGPSLREPNVYEFGTPYKQMFEELRRKDPELYKRNGILPMLKRNLTVKNAPQRWQENGTDGHFDVVFTFEEKVFDMVVEDLHTRDQILLKPVLVINLEVKDNHEEAAVGARQTLTLCQELEATDGWEDVIDDLISTFERQHRRKVVYTISFY; translated from the exons ATGAGACTGAGATATGCTATGGTATGCTCGTCGAATCAGAATCGAAGTATGGAAGCTCACTTTCTACTTAAAAGAGAAGGTTTTGATGTTTGTTCATATGGAACGGGTACACATGTTAAGCTCCCTGGTCCCTCGCTAAGAGAACCGAATGTTTATGAATTTGGCACTCCTTACAAGCAGATGTTTGAGGAACTCAGGCGTAAAGACCCCGAGCT TTATAAGCGTAATGGTATACTTCCCATGCTCAAGAGGAACTTGACGGTTAAAAATGCACCTCAACGCTGGCAAGAAAATGGCACGGATGGACATTTTGATGTCGTGTTCACTTTCGAGGAAAAAGTATTTGATATGGTTGTTGAAG ATCTTCATACTCGTGATCAAATACTTCTAAAACCTGTTTTGGTGATAAATTTGGAAGTTAAAGATAACCATGAGGAGGCTGCAGTTGGTGCTCGCCAAACTTTAACGCTTTGTCAAGAG CTTGAAGCAACTGATGGTTGGGAAGATGTGATTGATGATCTTATTTCTACATTTGAGCGACAACACCGAAGAAAAGTTGTCTACACAATCTCCTTCTATTGA